The proteins below come from a single Eubacterium limosum genomic window:
- a CDS encoding ABC transporter substrate-binding protein yields MKKKVIALMCALLLLVPVFAGCSQSGDSSEAKSITVVDDTGREVTIPQPLEKVVVANRYNSELIRGIGAIDKVVAVDKNTAQDRVYWSQFDPDNVIGKGQSELNYEKIAELGAQVLITPDNGTWEEDIKKLEPFGIQVVVVSGYNNAELPKEIEILGKLFGKEKEAEKLTKFYQDNMDMVAEKIKDVKGTKKVYWEYGDPNTTCIPGTSNDGWNSMLLNAGAVNIFGDPTITGKTIDPEKILLEDPDLIIKTSSGPALKNTGVYTPPTAEDYSTISTEMLSRAGWSDLKAVQNDDFYVTTGFCAGGLGKMIGTVYTAKWLYPEQMKDVDPDAIFDEWMEIQGVDPIEGHVFQVKHQ; encoded by the coding sequence ATGAAGAAGAAAGTGATTGCACTGATGTGCGCGTTGCTTCTGCTGGTTCCGGTCTTTGCCGGGTGCAGCCAGAGCGGGGATTCGAGTGAGGCGAAAAGCATTACCGTGGTGGATGATACCGGGCGCGAGGTAACCATTCCCCAGCCCCTTGAAAAGGTTGTGGTCGCCAACCGCTACAATTCTGAGCTGATCCGCGGGATCGGCGCCATCGACAAGGTGGTGGCGGTGGATAAGAACACAGCCCAGGACCGCGTGTACTGGAGCCAGTTTGACCCGGATAATGTTATCGGCAAGGGACAGAGCGAGCTGAATTATGAAAAGATTGCCGAGCTGGGCGCCCAGGTACTCATCACCCCGGACAACGGCACATGGGAAGAGGACATTAAAAAGCTGGAGCCTTTCGGCATTCAGGTTGTCGTGGTATCCGGCTATAACAATGCCGAGCTGCCAAAGGAAATCGAGATTCTGGGCAAGCTGTTCGGCAAGGAAAAGGAAGCCGAGAAGCTGACGAAATTCTACCAGGATAACATGGATATGGTGGCCGAAAAAATCAAGGACGTCAAGGGAACGAAAAAAGTGTACTGGGAATACGGTGACCCGAATACCACCTGCATACCGGGAACCAGCAATGACGGCTGGAACAGCATGCTTTTAAACGCCGGGGCTGTCAATATTTTTGGCGATCCCACCATTACCGGCAAGACCATTGACCCGGAAAAGATTCTGTTAGAGGACCCGGACCTTATCATCAAGACTTCATCCGGCCCGGCCCTCAAAAATACCGGCGTCTACACGCCGCCCACAGCGGAGGACTACAGCACCATCTCCACCGAAATGCTGAGCCGCGCAGGCTGGTCCGATCTAAAGGCGGTCCAGAATGACGATTTCTATGTGACAACAGGCTTCTGCGCCGGCGGACTGGGCAAAATGATCGGGACGGTTTATACCGCGAAATGGTTATACCCTGAGCAGATGAAGGATGTTGACCCCGACGCGATCTTTGACGAATGGATGGAAATCCAGGGGGTTGATCCGATAGAAGGGCATGTTTTCCAGGTTAAGCATCAATAG
- a CDS encoding FecCD family ABC transporter permease, protein MEKQQTLKAYHKKRAALMLAAVILLIIAAFSSCFVGVANVTVGRVFATLLPGGHFMGAAALNQTELTVLMQLRLPRITMALVSGIGLGISGLVMQAITGNKMASPFTTGLSNAAAFGASLAIIFGFMPFGSNQVGTVMMAFVLAFICAAMVYGIASAKGMGKTTIILIGIALNYFFSALNASMQYVANEQQLSAIVHWTFGSLSEITWEQILVVSVILLLTFPFIVRFAWHYNLLSTGDESAVALGVNVMRLRLLSGIAVTLISSAIVSFTGVIGFVGLVAPHIARLLIGGDYRALIPLTALSGAILLIAADTVGRVVVSPVIIPVGIVVSFIGVPVFIYLIVKEQKERLV, encoded by the coding sequence ATGGAAAAGCAGCAGACATTAAAAGCCTATCATAAAAAAAGAGCGGCGTTGATGCTGGCAGCAGTGATCCTTTTGATCATTGCTGCTTTTTCCAGCTGCTTTGTCGGCGTTGCCAATGTGACTGTGGGGCGGGTGTTCGCGACCCTGCTGCCCGGCGGCCACTTTATGGGCGCGGCGGCGCTGAACCAGACCGAGCTCACTGTGCTCATGCAGCTGCGCCTGCCGCGCATTACCATGGCGCTGGTTTCCGGCATCGGCCTGGGCATCAGCGGCCTGGTCATGCAGGCCATCACCGGCAATAAGATGGCCAGCCCCTTTACCACCGGGCTTTCAAACGCCGCGGCCTTCGGGGCTTCGCTGGCCATTATTTTTGGCTTTATGCCCTTTGGCAGCAATCAGGTGGGCACTGTCATGATGGCCTTTGTGCTGGCCTTTATCTGTGCCGCCATGGTGTACGGCATCGCCTCGGCCAAGGGCATGGGAAAAACGACGATCATCCTGATCGGCATTGCCCTCAACTATTTCTTTTCAGCCCTGAATGCCAGCATGCAGTATGTGGCCAACGAGCAGCAGCTCTCCGCCATTGTCCACTGGACCTTCGGCAGCCTTTCGGAGATCACCTGGGAGCAGATCCTCGTGGTCAGTGTTATTCTGCTCCTGACTTTTCCGTTTATCGTCCGTTTTGCCTGGCATTACAACCTTTTATCCACCGGGGATGAAAGCGCGGTGGCCCTGGGCGTCAATGTCATGCGGCTGCGGCTGCTTTCGGGCATTGCGGTCACGCTCATTTCATCGGCCATTGTCAGCTTTACAGGCGTTATCGGTTTTGTGGGGCTGGTGGCGCCGCATATCGCCAGGCTTCTGATCGGCGGCGACTACCGGGCGCTCATACCGCTCACCGCCCTCTCGGGCGCGATCCTGCTCATCGCCGCGGATACAGTGGGCCGTGTGGTCGTCTCACCGGTGATCATCCCGGTGGGCATT